The genomic DNA TATTAAATTATATAATCGTATAGATTACATAATTATATATGTATTCCGATTAATTTGAGATACGTGGTAACATTATCTCATTACAAAAAAAAATGCCGATGATAAACCCTTTACCAGGTCTATCATCCTTATCTAAACCTGGTAGTCCTTCATTCCGGGAGCCTGTTTCGGCCCTTTACTACCGCTGGAAGCTATCATATCATCAATGCGGAGTATCATGTTGGCTGCCTCGGATGCCGAATCAATTGCCTGGAGCTTCACTCTCAAAGGCTCTACCACACCAGAGACCTTCATATCTTCTACCCTGTTCTTAAAGACATTCAGCCCGGCATTCTTTTCCCCTGCCTCATGCCTGCTTTTAAGTTCCACAAGTTTATCAATAGAATCAAGACCACTGTTCTCGGCAAGGGTCTTGGGAATTATTTCTACTGCCTCGGCAAACCTTATCACTGCCAGTTGTTCCCTGCCCTTCAATGTAGCTGCATATTCCTTTAGCCGTAATGACAGTTCCACTTCAGGTGACCCACCGCCGGCTACGACCCGCCCGTCCTCAATGACCACACCTACCACGCGCAGGGCATCGTTCATGGCCCGTGCAAGATTATCCACCACCTGTTCGGTGCCGCCTCGCAGGATAATAGATACAACCTTTGTATTGGGACAATCACGTACAAATATCATCTCGCCGTTACCCACCATTTTTTCTTCGACCAGCCCGGCATTACCCAGGTCGTCCGGAGTAATTTCGTCAAGATTGGTAACAATCTTACCGTTCGTGGATTGGGCAAGCAGTTTCAGGTCCTTCTTCTTTACCCTGTGAATAACAAATATACCGGCCTTGGCCAGGTAGTGGCGCGCCATATCGTCAACAGCTTTCTGGCAGAACACTGCATTAGCCCCGCTGTTGATCACTTTATCCACCACGTCCTTCACCATCCGCTCTTCCTGCTCAATAAAAGCCCGGCGCTGTGTTGTACCTGTCAGGGATATCTCATTCTTGAATTCCATTGACCGTACATCAATGGGCGTGGCAAGTATTGCAATTCTGGCATTATCGACCCTGGTGGGCATGCTCTGGTGGGTACGGGTCCTGTCAATGATAAGTCCTTCTACCAGTTCAGTATCGTCCACACTGCCCTCCACCCTGCGCTCCATCATAACATCCTTAATATCTACGGTCTTTTTTCCGTTTGCATCAGTTTCAGTAATAGCGCGCACGGCCCTGACCACAAGTGGTGCAATGATATCCGTCGCAGATTCCGCACCTTTGCCCGTAAGCGCCGTCTCGGCTATCTTAACCAGGGTATCCACATCGTCTTCGGTCACCTGGATTGATATGCCTTCCAGAATGCGGTGTGCCTCAATAGCAGCCATCCGGTATCCTTTTGTAATAGTCGTGCTGTGCACGTTCATATCCAGCAGTTCTTCTGCCTTTTCCAGCAGTTCTCCGGTCAGTACAGCAGCTGTGGTGGTGCCGTCGCCCACTTCGTCATCCTGGGTTTTTGCGACCTCTACAACCATTTTGGCTGCAGGATGCTTGATATCCATTTCATCCAGGATAGTTGCGCCGTCGTTGGTAATGGTAACCTGGCCTGCAGAATTCACCAGCATCTTATCCATACCCTTTGGTCCCAGGGTGGAACGTACTGCCGATGCAACCACTTTTGCTGCCATGATATTACCCCTCTGGGCATCTCTACCTGTAGTCCTTTGTGTCCCCTGTCTGAGGACCATTATTGGCTGACCGCCTAACTGTGCTGCCATGTGATAATCTCCATTATAAATAATATTTGATTGTAATTAACTAAGTAACGGATTTCGCATTTCGTATGTTTGAAGTTCTATATTTACGTTGTGGTACGTTCAATCTCAACATTGTATACCTTTTCCGGATTCTCCTTGTGGATTTTCCAGAAAACCTCATCTTCCCACTCATCCACCAACGCAAGCGTCTTTCGGGGTATGGTCCTGGCACCCAGCACTGCACCGGGACGCTGTGGGTCGTCAATATAATCCGTTTCCATCATGAACCTGTCCCCCTGGACCAGTGCCTCCTCTATCATCCCTTTACCGGCAAGTACGCCCGGCCATATACCGCACTTTGCAAATTCAGGTATCATGGGCGGTGAGAAATGCTTCACCACTTTTTCAGGGGAAAGTCCGGCTTTTCGTGCCATGCACGCCAGCTCATGTACGCCCTCAGGAGTTGCGGTTTCGGTATGCAATTGCACAGGACATCCTGCGTCCCGTGCCAGTTCCATAGCGTAGACCAGTATCATATTTGAAGCATCCCACAAAGCAGGTTCAACCTCATAATGGGGACGACCCGATTTCATACCCACGGCAAGCCCATCTTCTACATATCCGGCGGCAATCTCAAGACCAGACCGCATCAACTCAATAGTCCTGTCCAGACCAACCCTTCCATACATCTTGGTAATGGCAGCAGGATGTACGCCAAGCACAGGAAAAGCTGTCACACCGATCCTTTTAACAGCTTCTGCCATTTCGATGGTTTCATCGAACACCAGTCTGTAATCATCTGGCTTGTTTATGGTTACACCTATGGTCCATGAAGGTTTTGAAACTAAAAAAATATGGGTGCCGCCTGCGCGCTTGAAAGCTTTGGCGGCCTCTGTACCCTGACAACGGTGGTCAAGGTGCATGTGATGGTCAGTAATTGGAAATGTGTGACCTGAATTCACATCAATCCCAGGCTATCCAGTTCCTCTACGATTTTATCAACAGCAGCGTGTGCATCTTCTGGTTTTTTTCCGCCGGTTACCACAAGTTTGCCTGAACCGAACAGGAGCATGACCACCTTAGGGACTGCTAACCGGTAAACCAATCCTGGAAACTGTTCAGGTTCATATTCGATGTTCTCAAGTCCCAGTCCTATGGCAATAGCGTTGAGGTTAAGAACTGTACCCAGGTCAGCGGAGGCAACAATATTTTGCACCGTTATCTCTGGATTGTCCATTACCTCGACTCCCATATTTGTCAGTTCATTGAATACCTTTTTCAGGCCGTTATGGACATCTTCAATACTCTTTGCACCGGTACATACGATCTTTCCGCTCCCGAATATCAGGGCCGCAGTCTTTGGGTCCTTGGTTCTGTAAACCACCCCGGGAAAACGTTCTTTATTATAATCTGCACCTTCAAGTTTCATGGTTATTTTGGGCAGGTCTAGTGTGGTACCAATAGCGGTGGAAGCTACAACATTTTCTATCTTAATAGTCTCTTTTGGGTCATCAGTATTAGCCATGATAATCACTACCTTCATATAGGGAATTTAAACCTTTATATAGTTTAAGTAGTAATGTAAATTGCCCGAGGAGAAATTATCGTTATTAGAATCTGTTTTTGTAGCAAAAGGCGGAATGCATACCACCCTTGTAAAGCAGTATAAGCAAAGACTAAAAAAATATGACCTTTACGATGAAATCCCAAAATAGTATACGCACAGGGCGTTCAGGTTCGCAGAGGGTTATTATTTTTCTCTGAGTCTCTTTGCGCACTCTGCAATTTTCCCTAAACGTCCGGAAAATCATAAAAGGTCTTTATTTTACCCTACCGTATCACCGAAATAGAATGCGGTTATTGTCAGGTCCTGGACATTTATTGTTCCATCCTGGTTCACATCCCAGCGTGGATACGGTTTTTCTATTGATGCACCATATTTTTGGCCAATTATGGTTACATCCAGAATATTTACGATACGGTCCTCATTCACATCCCAGCGGGGATGCACATCATTTATAGTAATGGTGTGCAGATGGGTAACCTGGTTAGTCCCATCACTAACCGTAATATCAATGATATGGATGCCTGAACTTGAGTAGCCGGTTTCCCAGGTATAGTTTGGATTTGTGCTGCAGGTGACCCCATCGATCTTTATGACATAGGTCAATACATGGCCATCCACATCGTTTGCGGTAACGTTTATATTGACCGTACTCAACTCATCAAAGACCGATGCATCTGCTGGTTCGAAGACAGTAATGACCGGGGGATGGTTCACTTCATATACAGTGATAGTAACGGCTTGCGAGTCGCCAAAGACGCCATCACTTACTTCAAAGGTAACCACATAGGTGCCTGCCTGCCCATCACCAGGAGTCCAGGAG from ANME-2 cluster archaeon includes the following:
- a CDS encoding TCP-1/cpn60 chaperonin family protein, giving the protein MAAQLGGQPIMVLRQGTQRTTGRDAQRGNIMAAKVVASAVRSTLGPKGMDKMLVNSAGQVTITNDGATILDEMDIKHPAAKMVVEVAKTQDDEVGDGTTTAAVLTGELLEKAEELLDMNVHSTTITKGYRMAAIEAHRILEGISIQVTEDDVDTLVKIAETALTGKGAESATDIIAPLVVRAVRAITETDANGKKTVDIKDVMMERRVEGSVDDTELVEGLIIDRTRTHQSMPTRVDNARIAILATPIDVRSMEFKNEISLTGTTQRRAFIEQEERMVKDVVDKVINSGANAVFCQKAVDDMARHYLAKAGIFVIHRVKKKDLKLLAQSTNGKIVTNLDEITPDDLGNAGLVEEKMVGNGEMIFVRDCPNTKVVSIILRGGTEQVVDNLARAMNDALRVVGVVIEDGRVVAGGGSPEVELSLRLKEYAATLKGREQLAVIRFAEAVEIIPKTLAENSGLDSIDKLVELKSRHEAGEKNAGLNVFKNRVEDMKVSGVVEPLRVKLQAIDSASEAANMILRIDDMIASSGSKGPKQAPGMKDYQV
- a CDS encoding TatD family hydrolase; its protein translation is MHLDHRCQGTEAAKAFKRAGGTHIFLVSKPSWTIGVTINKPDDYRLVFDETIEMAEAVKRIGVTAFPVLGVHPAAITKMYGRVGLDRTIELMRSGLEIAAGYVEDGLAVGMKSGRPHYEVEPALWDASNMILVYAMELARDAGCPVQLHTETATPEGVHELACMARKAGLSPEKVVKHFSPPMIPEFAKCGIWPGVLAGKGMIEEALVQGDRFMMETDYIDDPQRPGAVLGARTIPRKTLALVDEWEDEVFWKIHKENPEKVYNVEIERTTT
- a CDS encoding TATA-box-binding protein — protein: MANTDDPKETIKIENVVASTAIGTTLDLPKITMKLEGADYNKERFPGVVYRTKDPKTAALIFGSGKIVCTGAKSIEDVHNGLKKVFNELTNMGVEVMDNPEITVQNIVASADLGTVLNLNAIAIGLGLENIEYEPEQFPGLVYRLAVPKVVMLLFGSGKLVVTGGKKPEDAHAAVDKIVEELDSLGLM